The sequence below is a genomic window from Dermacentor andersoni chromosome 6, qqDerAnde1_hic_scaffold, whole genome shotgun sequence.
TTTTATCGACGTTGAAatttacacggaacctcacggcgtcggcgactgcagaaatgcacctggagggtccatataattgatattgcaGTAAATTAAACATAGTAGGGTCGTCACGCAGTCACCGTTCGCAAAGCAGCCACGACTAACGCTGTTGGCTGCATGCATTCTGTAACCAAATGCGCGTACCAGACTTAGAATCCTCGGGACAGCACGCCGCACGTGATTCCCCATGTTGCTTGGTTTGCGGTATCGTTTTCAATGGCGTTTGCCGCTGTTGTTCGTGCCGCATTCTCCGTCTCATGGCGCTCGCTTACTGTTCGCCACATGCGAGACATTCAGCTCTCCGCAATTCTACGTGGAGGCATTGACCCTGCTGCTACGGCAACATTTATCCCCGAGCGTTGGCGCGGTCGGCCCCGCGCTGCAACTTACGAGTGGAGCATTACGTAGAATTGCAACATATCGCAGGGGCTCCTTGTATCACCTTCCTCCCGCctcccaaaagaaagggaggagggAGGGAGATGAAACGTTGATCGGGTAAAAATTCCATTCCTGTCCTTGCAAGGTGTAGTTTTGTCACTTTCACTGATTTAGTAACTTGACCTTTTCTGCATTTGATTAAAAAAATGAATAACTTCAACGAGCAACCGCGGCCATTTAAATTCTTTTGCACAGCTTAGACTGCCGCGCGGATGCTTTTCGCGGTTTGCCCAGCAGCAGTTTTGATAGTCACATGACGAGACTTTGAATTCCTCGCCGTCACTTCGAGTTTCCACAGCACAAAAGTCCGCAGAaagtctcttttttcttttcgagtaAAACTTGATTTCTTCTGTAGTAATCAAAATGTTAGTCTAAAGTAAGTTCATCTCGAGTTCACGAAAAATTCGGTCCTGATATGAACATCAGTGGGTATTATTAGCATCTGTCCATCCGTTAACTTTCATGGCATAGGTCCATTGGCTCGTGACATCAAGAATAAATATCCAGCCATGCTGCTTCCATTGGGCAAACTTATTTTCGAGGTGAGGATCTTGGAGCCACGAAACTTGGATATCAGGGCGTTCTGATGACATGCAGTTTTGCTGAAATGTTGTGTAGTGAGGAAATGTAACATGGGTGTATTCATGGCGCGTAATGGCAAGCATGGAAGTAGAATGAgctggacaacacgaacgccgtcgCCGTCGTTCTATTTACGTCCCTGTTTGCACACCTGCCGTCACAGACAAGAAATCCCTGCCACATCGCTTTCTTATTCCAGGTATATTTATTTCTGTGTGTAATGTTATGTAGTGGCCAATAAAATTTAGTGGGAAATAGCCGTTAACAACCAACATCAATGAAATGAGCAGTACGTTAAAACTCATATTTACTATTCTTGATACGTGTGATCAAGTAAGCCTGCACGTAGCTTTCGAGGCATCAATTATTTCGTACTCGAGGTTTCTTTCCCAGCACATCTCAATGCCTAGTCTGTCGATGGAGCCATCATATAATAGATGGGCTCGCACATGTAACTATATAAGACCTTCAAAGTGTATATGCATAGATCTGGATTTTTGGAATTATATTTTATGAGCATAACAACTTTTTGAGAAAGGCTGCAAAGCTCGTGATAAGCTTTCTTACCAGCACATGATTTTAATACAATGTCTGCAACAACGAAGGACCTTAGCGCGCCATTAGCTTTGGCCACATTTATCTGGTAAACGTAGCGCTGCCTAATGCGGGTGTTCCGGCTTGGCACGCTTTCGGAGTTTTTCCTGCCGTGCCTACATTCGCGGTCAACTCCGTGTGGCAGTTTAGGAAAAGCTACGGGGGCGCAGCTTCTGCACAcatgttaccgcgccaagtattccgccagcgtttgacagtgctttcggttgctcgggacagacgctgaatcgacgcagctttcaCTTGcggcggtttcgcgtttgcccagacgcggaagggaaaagccgcaaaataactaaacttttacattcagtggcgCGTTTTGTCCCGTATAACTGCCGCTAATCAGATGCCTACGTTTTCTCTTCTGTTGCTTAAACTAACGTGAGTGAAAACACGGCATTCTTTCCAGGAGCGCTCCCTCCTGTGCGCGCTTcactccgtagctttcccttcattagacagttttagtttagcctACGCTATAGGGAGTATGCACTGAAACTCGGCCGCAATGTGGCGCTGCGGTTCCCCGAGCCCGGCGCCATGCTTGTGGTTGTGCCGCAGCAGCAGACGCATGCTTGCAGCTGTGTTCCGTAAGTGTTGTGTGGTGTTCCCTAGCATTTAGTTTTCTCGTGTGTTGCATGTGGCGTTGGTTGTTTGCAATACTGCTGCGTTGGAAGCTTCCTCTACGGATACACGCTGTAAAGACTTGGAAAAGTGCCCACACCGGAGCACGTTGTTGCGCGACAAAAAGCTGCTGTGTACGTCTCATTCGGCGCGACTGCAGTGTAACATGCAACTCAGCGACTACGCAAAGTCGCTGCCTGACCCCGAGCGCAGCAGATACATAATCAAAATCGCGAAATGCGGCGGAGATGACCCGTTGGCGCTGTCCGATGACCACTTTACGAACGATGTTGCTTTTTATCCAAGTGTCGACCGTGCGGACATCAGAGACTATCTAGTCCACGGGACGAGCTTCGTGACGCGGGATCAGCTAAAGAGCTATAAATCCCTGGAGGCTCATAATTACGTCACCAGTGGTCTCGTGGAGCCACCAAGAGTGAAAGTTCGTGATGGCAACGTCGTCGTCGTTGGAAAGGTAGGCTGTACTTATATAATGTACCGCATGTCAGCGGCTTGGGGCATTTTTTCAGTCGTCCAGAAATATAGCGATGGAGCAAGCAATGTATGTGGCGCCCAGTCCGTCGCACTTGTCGCTAGATCGTCGGTGAAGTTGCTGTAATGTTGTTCGTGCTTCATACGCCTGATTTCGTGTTCACAGTGTCTAATCGCGTAAGCTAAACACTGTGATGTATCTTTTCTCCCTGCGCAGGTCCGCCACTCTCAGGCGTTCAGAGATAagctgctgctgccgtggctgTTGATTAAAGCTGACGGGGAAGTTTTGTGCGCGCACTGTACGTGCATGGCCGGCCTCGGGGAGGCGTGCTCACACGTTGGTGCAGTGCTCTTTTATTTGGAGGCTGTTGTGACACGCCGGGATGGTCAATCATGCACAGATGGGCAAAATGCATGGCTACCGCCTCATCTCGTCAGTCTGGAATGCCGACCGGTGGCAGAGATGGACTTCGCGTcttccgcaatgaaaaaacgccGCCTGGACGACACTGAGGCTGCCCCCCGCGACCCACCAAGTGTTGAAATGCCCAAGCCGAGAGAGGACGAGATGTTAAAGTTTTTCTCGTCATTGAGTAAATCTGAGGGTAGGCCAGCACTTCTCTCGCTTGCCCAAAAATTTGCTGACCCCTACATTCCCTTGGGCTTGAAGTACCCTAAACTCCTCCTCCGCAATCTGCAAAGGAAGCAGTGCCCAATTTCCTTGGAGGATGTACAGGCAGAATGCCGTAATGTCTTGCAGGACCTCTCAATTGAGCCTGATGTAAGTTTCTTCGTCTCTTTGTAGCTTGCTTACAGCCATACCTTGCCAAAAAAACTAATTGTGCAGGTTGTTGTTGTAATGTGCCGTGCATCCATGTGTCAGCATCTGTTCACAATTATAATTTATgctaaacctgcacatgctgccTGGGCACTTTTCAAATGTATGCAATATTGTCATGAATCTACAACATCCTTAAAGCATTACAGCAAAACTAAAAAACAATCGAAAGGATAAATATTTGTGTTTGTTTGCACATGAATTGCAATTTCCTGCAGGTGTGTGTACTGATCGAGAAGCAGACAAAGGCCCAATCTGCATCCGAGAAGTGGCATTTATTTCGGACTGGACGCATCACAGCTTCAAATGCAGGAGCGGTATTTGCAACTTCATTGACCAAGCCTTCAAAGAGCCTGCTGAAGAGACTGTGCTACCCAGAGGACTGCAAATTCCAGACTGCAGCAACTCAgtggggaaagaagaaagaagctgcTGGGAGGGCAGCTTACATAGAGGCAATGCAGAAGCACCATCTAGGCTTTAAGTGTGAAATGTCTGGCCTCCACATAAGCATAGAGCGACCATTTCTGGCTGCAACTCCTGATGGCCTTGTACATTGCAATTGTTGTGGAGACGGCCTTCTGGAGATAAAATGTCCATACTCTGCAAAAGATGCACTTATTTGCGAAATTCCAGAGCGGCAACGATCTTATCTTGTAGTTGATGGCAATGATGCAAAGTTATTGAGAAACCATCATTACTTCAAGCAAGTAATGATGCAGATGTTTGTCTGCAAAAGAAACTACTGCGATTTTGTAGTATGGACACAGAAAGATATTTTTATTGAAAGAGTAATGTTTGATAAGGAGTTCTGCAACGAAATTGTGGATAAGTGTGCATTGTATTTTGAACGAGTTCTCctgcctgaactttgtttccgtTATTGGACCACTGCTGCTGAAGAAGTAGTAGTGGAGCAAAGTGCAGGCAGTCAGGATGATAAATATTGCCACTGTCAGCAGCCAGAATATGGAGACATGATTAGGTGTGATGGGAAGCATTGCAGTCGACAATGGTTTCACTTTCAGTGTGTTAATTTGAAGAGGGCACCTAAATCGCGGAAATGGTTTTGTAATGACTGCAAGAAGTCGTAAAAAAAGTATTCTTATTAtcttattatggggttttacgtgccaaaaccactttctgattatgaggcacgctgtagtggaggactccggaaatttcgaccacctggggttctttaacgtgcacctaaatctaagcacacgggtgttttcgcatttcgcccccatcgaaatgcggccgccgtggccgggattcgatcccgcgaccttgtgctcagcagcctaacaccatagccactgagcaaccacggcgggtgtaaaaaAAGTACTGTACATTTACTAGATGCTTTGCACTAAGGACACATGTCAGTCAAATGGTACAACAGAGTCGCACAGGTTGGTAAGTGCGGCACacacaaatacaaccttgtcaagTGCGCTGACTTTTATGCCGTTAAGCACCTTCGGCTCCAAAAATTCAGTGGGAAGAGTGCTTTTGAGAATGGAGTACTTGTTCCTGACTAACCCAATAACTCTTTCAACATGAATCCTAACATTTGCTAGCCTACGTGTTGCCTCAACAGAGTATGCAGTAAGCTGCGGCTTCCCTTTAGTGAAGGCTGGGATTTCCAGCTTCGCTCCACACATGCCCACGGCATCAGAGATCAAGAAACCCCTGTCAGCCAGCACAGAGTCGCCAGGTAGCAGGTTGCTAAGAATGCCACACGATTCTGTCAGCATTTTGTCACTGGTACGCCCACCCCACCCTCTTGATATGTACGTAATTACACCTTGTGGAGCGATGCCAATTAAGTACTTCACGGTGTTTGCATGCTTGTACGTAGACCATGTTAATGATCTAGGTTCCATGGCTGAAGGTCTGTCCACAAAGACTTCAAAACAATCCAGAATCACAGCTACTTTCTTGCCAAATGTTTCTTGGAATGCCATTGGCATCGTTCTTTGAAGATCTTCATGTTCTGGCCATTTGATCAGACTGCTGAGCCTAATGTAAGCAGCATCAAGCCACCTTTCTACTGTCCTCGTTACGGTTGACTGGTGAATGCCAAACCTGTAAGATAAAACTGCTGAGTTGTTATGTGCTTTAGTAAGTGTTATTGAAGCTAATGCAATAAAGTTCACCAGCACAAAATGGCTATTGCATGCTCAACTGCAGTTCTGCGTAGTGCAGGAACCTTAATGTTACAAATGAATATAGGTATGGCTGTTGCCCAGAATAAGATACCTGTATGCAAGATCTTGTAACGGGACGTTAAGCCGCAACCTCATTAGGAAAACGACCATTTCCTGAAATTTGCTCAGGCGGTTTCGTAATGTATGCCTTACATGAGGCTCAACTAAGATGTAAACAGCCTCCAAAACTGCATAATTTGGCAGCCCTGTGTAAAAAACAACCATGTCTGGGTTGCTGCGGAGCACATCCCTGTCTCCAGGGGCTGCCTTTGCCAGGCGACTGCGTGCAATATCCAGGTCATGCTGAAGGCGGTGGTTTTCTTCCTCCAGTGAAGAGATGTGGGCTGACAGCAGGTCAGCTGTCACCTCTTTGTCTATCATGCCTGCATGATAAATTGAATGTGTGATGACCATATGAAGGGAAAGCACTGGTGTCAACACAATGTATAATGATGTTACTTGTTTCAGCACCTTTACATGAGGATTTTTATTATTGTAATAAATAATGACCTTGAATCTGCCTGTCAGACTGAACTGTTTGTTATACGATTAGCTTTCAGTGCAAAAGAAACCGCATCCCTAATTTTCACACCCATAATGGTCAGATTGTACTGCACATATCGCACCTACACCAAcaataagcaaaacgagaacaagatgaaagccgGAGCCAATGTGCCGACATGTGGACTTGCCTTTCTAAAAGTGacatgttgccttgaagaagacaagtccacttgtcgaaatggctCCTGATTTCATCCTGTTTTGTTCATCgtgttgaatttccatctcccgcattccctgtGTTTTTTCCACACCAACAATATAATTTTTGTTAAATATTTGAAACATTTCCAGCTTAAAGGATTGTGTTTTAATCAAGTACATTGAAGACTTTACGTCTGCTCACACCGCTTCGGCCAAAATCAGGACATGCAGGAACACAGGATTTGCAAGCCCTAGAAACAAAACTGTGCGATACTTGCATGCAGAAGCTTGGTTATTCTGCAGATCCGCTTGCAGGTGGCACTGAGCTGTGGCTAGATTTTCTTGTAGAACTGGACATTCCAAGCATGAAGGCTCCTCGGGAGCTGCAAAATGAAAGCAcgcagaaaggaaacaaactAGTTGAAAAAAAGCAGTCTTCAGTGGAACCTTCGCAACAAAACACTTTGCTTGCGTGCGCAAGTCTTAACGGGCTGACTAAATGGTTTCTCCATTTACAAATTATTTTGTGTTGCATCTGCATGCACCGTTACTGTTAACAGCTTCAAACGCAGTATTCGATCAGCTGTGAGAATTCAAAGACAAACGTCCTTGCGCACATAACACAGAAGCCTAAATGAGCAATTGCCATGCTCCAGAGCTCCATACTCTCTTAAGTACGAATGCATAAATGTTTACTTAGCTTACATGCATGGCCTACAAGGTGTTGCATTGCAGTTTGTTCTGATGAGGGGGATTCTTCGTCACCTGCACAAGAAATGAACACTGTAATTTATGTGAAAGCAAGAGCGTAAACTGGACGTTGCCCCCGgcaccctcgcccccccccctttttttttaatgttgtgcacTGCAGTAAATGCGTGCTGGCTCGCGTATATTAAATTACACAGACGCAGTACACAAGGTTCAATAATGGACAGCTTAAGGTTGGTCCAGTGCAATATGCAAATTAAAGTAGAAGAATGTAAGTGTGAAGTGACGCCTTCGTACTGAAAGAAATCTCCTCGGCCGCCGTTCCTGCAGCGATGGGCGCCGCGTTCGTGCTCGCGCTCTCCGGTCGCTGCCTTAATTCAAAGGCGTTGGCTGCAGAACTCGCGCGCCTTCGTTGCTTGAGTCGCATATACCTGTAAAAAATTAGTTCGATTAGTTCATAATCACTTGTTTGACTGCGTACAAAATTAATTTGCACCTGTCGCTTGCGCTTCTTCCAGCGTGCGTCGTGGACTTGTAGCCGAGATTGAGGCTCGGCGCCCAGTCGGGATTAGCCTCATCCATCAAATAAGCTGGTCGTCCTGAAAAATATAGCCCACTGGTACGTTACAGAGCTGCATGCAAAGAATTGCGCTAAAAAACTAAGCTTTAATGCCGCTGCCGTGCTTACCTGTGATGAAATGCGCCCCGCAAACTCGGTAATGCGTCGCCAATTCGTCCAGGTCTTTGCGACGAATTCTGCTCAGCCACAGAGCTCTGCGCCTTGAAGACAGCTCAGCTGTCCTAAGACACTGTCCTTCTTTGACTTTGGGCACGACATAGAAGCCCAGCGGTTGAAAGTTCTCATCGTTTGGTTTGTTTTTTGACCGGTTGGAACAACCGTAGACGGCGCAGTTCACCATTGCGGCTCGGCGCGCAACAACGTGCTCCGGTGTGGGCACTTTTCCAAGTCTTTACAGCGTGTATCCGTAGAGGAAGCTTCCAACGCAGCAGTATTGCAAACAACCAATGCCACATGCAACACACGAGAAACCTAAATGCTAGGGAACACCACACAACACTTACGGAACACAGCTGCAAGCATGCGTCGGCTGCTGCGGCACAACCACAAACATGGCGCCGGGCTCGGGGAACCGCAGCGCCACATTGCGGCCGAGTTTCAGTGCATACTCCCTATACCACTGCGTACGCTACAAAATAGCGGGccgtcactgcgcatgcgtgaaggCGTGGTTTGCAGAGCTTGcttgaaacatggcggcggtcctgGCTACCCGCTTCGAATCGAATtcggcgttgcttttgtaaaatgcgctTCGTTCGTACAAATGACTAtaaatggctttcgcttagtctcaggccgcttcgatgacatagtattatggataaccttgtggcgttttcgagatcgcttctagtttcgaacgaatcgaagcctaacgaaagaaatggCTTTTTGGATGTATTTTATGCGCGTCGCCTTTgtaacggggtggtgggttgcgccaccaagctcttgctattatactgcttggTGTCCTACCTCAATATTcgagaaacattcgagatgtcatcGCCATCTATTGCTACAGTCGTGAGATAGCCGCAAAAaaggcatatggcctctgaggtCCGAAGACCTCGCACAccaactaaaactgtaaaaaacgtgcgctgcttagtgtGCGCTATACTATAGCATATCGCGTACGGTATAGTTGCGTATGCTAAACTAAATCTGTGTATTATCATAGAATGTTGTCCGCCAGCACAAAAACACTGAGACAGCCCGGGTTGGGTCAACACCTTCTAGAGAGTTGGCCGCCCTTGGGTCGATTCGCCCCTCATGTGCTACTGGGACAAACCGGATGTCTTGCTTGCGCGCTGGTTAGGCGCATGTCTGAGGCAACGTTAGCTACTCAATGGGCAAATGACTATTCTGTGCACAAAAACCTTATCGAATCGCAGAAAATCAGATGAAAATCACAGTGGAAAAAAGGAGGGGGGGTATGCGCAGGTCACCGTCAAGAACATTGAAACCGAAAGGAACGTCAGAGGTTACACTATAACAAACAATAAATGAAGACGTTCTCAGTGACGTGATGGAAACCGGCAGACGGCGTTACGAGCGTTCGATTGATGAGCTATACGGAGTTCATATATCAGCCCAATGTTGGCTCGAGTCTGTTTGATAAAGCAACCGTGATGCATCACAGTTTGCCGCTTCCAACTTACTCCACTGCCCACTATCAGCGTCAAATCATtctagaaggcgtcatcgaggatctcctcaaagaatgccgcatcattcattgCACcgctactgcgtatcatccgcagactaatggcatgaccgagcgctttaatcgcactcttggtgacttgctggccatgtacgttgcatccgaccaagCCAAATTTGACCATGTTCTAacttttctgacctacgcttacaacaccgccacgctgACTACCACGGTactttcgcccttctttctcctgttcggacgcgaacctttttccacaatggatactgtctttccgtaccgccctgactccacggaaacaactaccctatccgaagctgctgcacacgcagaagagtgttgcaagctttcccgtatatttacgtcagaagaccagcaacgccagaagcaccatcgagaaacttccaatgctcctgtatcctatgtTCGTGgttcgctagtgtggctttgggttgcAGCCTCTACCCCTGGACTGTCACCAAAACTCACGTCGAAGTACCAAGGCAtataccgcgtgatcaaccaaacaTCTCCAGTaaactatattgtggaacccctggagctacctttggatcatcgccatCGAGGACGCGaagttgtgcatgcccagcgtctgaagccctactatgatccgcctgttttgtcctacccgtaggtcgccgggacggcttccttttccgctggggagataactgtactgtaaaataaggagcattggggctgtggctaggagagagacaaccaacggcgacgagaaagaacaacctggtttcggtgctcggtcggctacactacctctcgctgctccagcgttctagtcgcgaacgcctaCTGCTCAAAGCGCTTCACgaccatatatacatatacatatatatatatatatatatatatatatatatatatatatatatatatatatatatatatatatatatatatatatatatactgaacaTATACGTAAGATAATTAGTGGTATTTGCAATAAAAAGAATAGCAACGACAGAGATATTTATGGCATCAAAAGTCGCACCATCACGCGGAAAGCCGCTAGGCCAAAACCTTATCTGCGCAAGCTCAAGAATAACGCCGCCACATGTCCATCATGGACTGCCTTTTTATCTGACGTGGTGCGACTTTTCAGTTGATAgtcgtttcagtttcagttttcaGTCCTTGTCTGTTTCCTTCTAAGTACGTCCGTGCCCACCCACGCCTACATTTTTCTAAGGCATTGAACTGTTCTGCTAAAAAATAAAGGCAATAAAAGTGACGTGGGACTCTATCGGCCAAGCTCTATGTTACACGGGTTCACTTTTCAAGTATAGTTGAAAAAGTTATTTTTGAATGAGTTCAGCTTAAACGTATTCCAGTATCGAACTCtgaatacactctaaaaactaagggagtgccgggcactctctttgagggagtagctgcttgtcccatatttcactctcttttcgagagtagatcgaccctctttgagagagagtaggtcaactcctcctgacagagttttgttactccaccgcaagggattgctagtactcttccgcagagtgataatactcttctcacagggagtgctagtactcttccgcagagtgctaatactctccccgcagggttaatagtacaccgccagaccgagtacttctactcccccaaacagagtgcttgtactccttcagataagagtgctagtactcttcccaataccctcttagccaaatcctggtcacgcatgcaggcagaaaatcagatcaaattagggccgctgatatactgttccctaggcggctcctcagagacactggcccgattccaagcggccttcagaataggcgtgagcaaagttatgcaggattttaaagtcatgtTTTCCTggctaccgtgaggcgtgactgctctgaagcggcctaagCGTATGCGTcgcgaacgccactgaggagaaaaaaaaaagcgaattaacacttaatctgcaaatatcttcgcaaatttcacaatcaggagtcacacaatctaattagaatacaattgtcaaggggatcacatacttatcaagattCACAATtctctatacatcatgtggattcgaacccgcgtacactcgcatttgtacaactCAAAACagacatcataaccattacaccacagcgccgtcACGCCCGGTCGTGTTCTTttaaaggttatatatataccaaacgtatttgatgaatcggctgtggttgGTGGgatttctctgcagtgtgctgtgctgttgtgtactggaatacgtgtgcgtttgcatcatttccattccttgctacgactaacgaaggaagacaacgtagacgacaacgtgagaactattcacggcttgtcgtcaccgcaggaaaataacaaatgtgccgttcagctcatgatcgagtgcttctccagtccatgttctccaaaatacgcggataaaAAGTATTGcaccaaccatccacgtatgtgaatttaattcgcgcgtatactggtgagcaactgcgacgccagtaccaggcatttcgacgtgcctcacgctgccgtgtaggcgttcttttcaagtgcattagtttagagtttggttcagtccgctgtgagctgttgtcctgcattagcagcggatcgttagcgttttgaagcgcatgcattccagcatttggagactgcttatgccgatagccgcgtcaaatgcattggcacgcatgtttaaatgactaatgtgtccacttgttacgcgtgcactgctcgtatcctgtggcagtgctcgttctaaaagcttcgaagaccatctacactcatgcgtgtgttcaatttatatatgcacaggatggacttgccggctagttggttgagcattttagaagaaacagcgcaacacaaggacgacgcaaaaacatgccacaccacgaagcgctggtgtggttgatgctttttttcgtccttgtgtttgcgctgtttcttcttccacgatacacgcacaccacaggtacgcgaaagtttaggagcataagtggttaactctgttttccccgttttctctcagtgtcaatggcacagtgcgttgcccggaattgtgcacgcttacccccatatgcagaaatgcatcataacttgaagcccatgcttgacttgatctaaacgacgcaagtcgtgaacgcaccaaaagaaaggcagtgagcgtcttgggggacgttcgcaccaagcgtcgtttatatcaagtcaagcatgagtttggattaagatacatttctgaatacgggggctagacatctgcttcttccagaaaatgtcgaagaaacgcccgccaaaaccaggcacattcgtaaacttaactaggcaatacgaagctccatagaaaaaaagaagagtggtattaaaagctttcagtatttttctttactccaaaatagttgcgctctcgtggcttcactgtacagagatagtgcagcgttagctagaaagcatgaatttcctaactccatgccaaaataagcttgtaaaattatttaggtgctagaatccagggtttgtagcgatccttgaaaatcctttatttctagaatgccattttcaaggcattgaaaacccttgaatttttagaagtactggaaagtccttaaacttgtacacttggctagacttagcagacattgccaagcgctttttttcccttctgtgacactctttcgcatgtcacagaaaattgtctctggaggtaatagaaggaaagcgacatccttaaagttgaaattacaaaggagctgcagatgatgatgatgatgatgtgttgtgtttagtggcgcaagggccaggtttggccaaagagcgccatgagggagctgcagataccagttttatgcacatggaaccggcgacaaatgtgcttggaggagcagaagcaggaagctgaacagttgaggcattcgaagagaagccgtgaagagtaaattgagagcgacagacacaataaaaagaaataagaaatgactattgcttatttgatggtgaaaaaagctgaggcaacagatgacatca
It includes:
- the LOC140219135 gene encoding uncharacterized protein, encoding NSHFVLVNFIALASITLTKAHNNSAVLSYRFGIHQSTVTRTVERWLDAAYIRLSSLIKWPEHEDLQRTMPMAFQETFGKKVAVILDCFEVFVDRPSAMEPRSLTWSTYKHANTVKYLIGIAPQGVITYISRGWGGRTSDKMLTESCGILSNLLPGDSVLADRGFLISDAVGMCGAKLEIPAFTKGKPQLTAYSVEATRRLANVRIHVERVIGLVRNKYSILKSTLPTEFLEPKVLNGIKVSALDKVVFVCAALTNLCDSVVPFD
- the LOC126525221 gene encoding uncharacterized protein, whose protein sequence is MVNCAVYGCSNRSKNKPNDENFQPLGFYVVPKVKEGQCLRTAELSSRRRALWLSRIRRKDLDELATHYRVCGAHFITGRPAYLMDEANPDWAPSLNLGYKSTTHAGRSASDRYMRLKQRRRASSAANAFELRQRPESASTNAAPIAAGTAAEEISFSDEESPSSEQTAMQHLVGHASPEEPSCLECPVLQENLATAQCHLQADLQNNQASACMIDKEVTADLLSAHISSLEEENHRLQHDLDIARSRLAKAAPGDRDVLRSNPDMVVFYTGLPNYAVLEAVYILVEPHVRHTLRNRLSKFQEMVVFLMRLRLNVPLQDLAYRYLILGNSHTYIHL